From Sparus aurata chromosome 9, fSpaAur1.1, whole genome shotgun sequence, a single genomic window includes:
- the cox17 gene encoding cytochrome c oxidase copper chaperone has translation MPTVSAASAEPAALEGAEKKPLKPCCACPETKKVRDACIIEKGEGMCTDLIEAHKECMRALGFKI, from the exons ATGCCGACTGTGTCTGCTGCCAGTGCGGAGCCTGCTGCTCTTGAGGGCGCTGAGAAGAAGCCCCTAAAGCCTTGCTGCGCTTGTCCGGAGACTAAGAAAGTCAGGGATGCTTG CATCATTGAAAAGGGAGAGGGAATGTGCACAGACCTGATCGAGGCACACAAAGAGTGTATGAGGGCACTTGGCTTCAAGATTTAA